The following are from one region of the Spodoptera frugiperda isolate SF20-4 chromosome 20, AGI-APGP_CSIRO_Sfru_2.0, whole genome shotgun sequence genome:
- the LOC118282409 gene encoding proteasome-associated protein ECM29 homolog isoform X2 yields the protein MSEMEVTESGNDCSNDLLLLDRVFLRLGNADSDDQLESCLNRFLPPVILKLSSPHEQVRTKVMELLVHVNKRVKCRADVQLPVQTLLQLYKEPTSNSFIINFSIIYITMGFPRLPREQQLSLAPSLLQAIENKPQGHQDGILMLVMPLLGDIKETDLNLKEKPKVANLILKFATDVLLLPYRALPNPGESEFQVPPGMSMKTYKRIIDKNQLNPNQLEEMKLSIVNFIGKDIFNMNDTLLTLIVAAADSRFSVANHANSPLIRVNSSVDWSSPSVVAPLYSLYLGTWGGMKVPPDDRKVPACTRLRLKLIQYLNKATGPAIMFPHCVQVVFSSLFDPNTNSRLRNQALVFLLNVINSGDEVQLKKVATVFLQGLLKLIRSDEHAEQHPKAYMCLGRLAMKCPDTINNQFALLEELVKKIPDAVPEMKTALRDALLEMSAGFKINAEAKADAPSSSTAGTSQGDKMEVDDGSKTSPFDEPQALALFALLDHYMHSEESMIRYIAMRYSAAVFPQDYVPSRYLLLLASGDSQDDISTEALKCLYGTSRPSEIEDAVFNVSKKETAVVNIDEDGSKKDKDRAEENQELKVPKFSEVVNYVWDQMQKRKKGSNAKHRFVIGNQVLQFHPLTYQEILRYMRMCLNRDASLKDCSNHPNATSPLLAKYFYDNLLDTEVLERYLTMITSLLNASPEIMPLSCFLDIIGCVPEKMASKYTSLLPFLRNLFTTSTKEDIRDISAVIYAIITVHTSEKSAIDKEIKEFVAQGQNNKSLEAQCGYLSAFSNLCERCIVLSKRAKFGGKGFNPANWEPYQEGAVVLANFLASSQTMLVSTSCSAISLLARCSGLPLPPSSAKQDSLLQGDNPFNINKSDTNVDDNDVTKFAVADRLFKVVGNAKLPSKLKERALYTLGLLCCGERLPFAKQIVMGFLQMAKDSKEFEIHLQIGESLVLCVEGVNSNENRDLWTELPKEGAAKIKNTDALKENDELLEWLLKELFKIGRHPHPHSRQATSIWLLALLKNCADRAPIKNKLPILQDVFMDFLSENSDIVQDVASKGLSLVYQNSDESQKQALVGQIIEQLTSGKRSVAQVTEDTKIFEEGQLGKAPTGGNLSTYKELCSLASDLNQPDLLYKFMHLAHHNSMWNSKKGAAFGFHSIALQAGAQLSEHLPKIVPRLYRYRFDPTPRIQNSMQAIWHAIVPNTTATVHKYHKEILDDLVANLTSGQWRVRMSCCNALADLLRGAQSLHQSLEQLPTIWLQLFRVMDDVHEGTRQAATSTANVLSKLCIRAADANAGKDGKEVVSVILPVLLDTGITNLVKEVRSVSLQTVSKLVTAAGETLKPFLARLIPALAGAAGELESARLSYLATALADSTSRDVLDDMRASAAKHHYTTDTVVKCMPYVDIEVMKEMLPKILELMKSPQLGTKVACCHFVVLAAHYLRADLEPVAGKIMANLLTGTFDRNATVRKNYAEALGQVSAYAKLQSAEKLMKKLVTLYETKEDDMSRSAIALCLKSISKAKIEHIKDNEDVLAPMVFLAMHGPKDEDSSTVEMFEEIWTDISPARESGIKLHLTLIREEIEKCLNSSSWTKKIQAANAIKTICKEVSSGLGPHRELLVRGVLAAVHGKTFDGKEHVLMALADLCAVKENEQPLSQALATEVINALLVESRKQEMTYKRHAITALGHAIHATHCDRFQQLYDIVKVILSKDELSVGKESDEEDNEGARQRREQLTALKEAAYELLGKAWPKEPETQEKYQDLFFEHCSKSYPTSSRSTQLAILASVTRVLERLAILANAGEPMDTDNPNNRDKAIATVTGHVTLIIDYTLQNSNQVRHRRDALNIMEILVKQLKDLNKTEELDKLRTIYQSYAQDLSRDSSHEIRTKVENIKVHFK from the exons ATGTCTGAAATGGAAGTAACGGAGAGTGGGAACGATTGTTCCAATGATTTGT TGCTTCTGGATCGTGTGTTTCTGCGTCTGGGTAACGCGGATAGTGATGACCAGCTCGAAAGCTGCCTGAATCGGTTCTTGCCGCCAGTGATACTGAAGTTGTCGTCGCCTCATGAACAG GTGCGCACCAAAGTGATGGAGTTACTGGTCCATGTGAACAAGAGAGTGAAGTGTCGTGCAGATGTGCAGTTGCCCGTGCAGACTCTGCTGCAGCTGTACAAGGAACCCACTTCCAACAGTTTCattatt AACTTCTCAATCATATACATAACAATGGGGTTCCCGAGGCTGCCTAGGGAACAGCAGCTGAGTCTGGCACCATCTCTGCTGCAGGCTATTGAGAACAAACCCCAAGGACACCAAGATGG tatcCTGATGCTAGTCATGCCACTGCTGGGAGATATCAAAGAAACTGATCTGAATTTGAAGGAGAAACCTAAAGTTGCTAATTTGATACTCAAGTTTGCTACTGATGTCCTACTTCTACCATACAG AGCATTGCCAAACCCTGGCGAAAGCGAGTTCCAGGTGCCGCCCGGAATGAGCATGAAGACATACAAACGTATCATTGATAAGAATCAGTTGAATCCTAACCAACTTGAAGAG ATGAAGCTGTCTATAGTGAACTTTATAGGCAAAGATATATTTAACATGAACGACACACTGCTCACGTTGATCGTAGCCGCCGCCGACTCGCGGTTCAGTGTTGCCAATCATGCAAACAGTCCACTTATAAGGGTTAAcag TTCAGTCGATTGGTCTTCGCCTTCAGTTGTGGCTCCACTTTACTCTTTGTATTTGGGTACTTGGGGAGGCATGAAAGTACCTCCAGATGACCGTAAG GTACCAGCTTGCACAAGGCTTCGTTTAAAACTGATTCAGTATTTGAACAAAGCTACAGGACCAGCAATTATGTTCCCGCATTGTGTACAG GTCGTGTTCTCATCCCTCTTTGATCCGAACACAAACTCAAGATTACGCAATCAAGCACTAGTATTTCTCCTAAATGTTATCAACAG tggTGATGAAGTGCAATTGAAGAAGGTAGCGACAGTATTCCTTCAAGGTCTACTGAAGCTCATCCGATCTGATGAACACGCGGAACAGCACCCTAAAGCCTACATGTGTTTAG GTCGACTGGCCATGAAATGTCCGGACACGATCAACAACCAGTTTGCTCTACTAGAGGAGTTGGTGAAGAAGATACCGGACGCAGTGCCCGAGATGAAGACTGCGCTCAGGGACGCACTGCTGGAGATGTCTGCTGGCTTCAAGATTAATGCTGAAG CCAAAGCGGACGCTCCAAGTTCATCCACGGCGGGCACGTCCCAGGGCGACAAGATGGAGGTGGACGACGGTTCCAAGACGAGCCCCTTCGATGAACCACAGGCGTTGGCGCTGTTCGCACTACTGGACCA CTACATGCACAGCGAAGAGTCGATGATCCGCTACATTGCCATGCGATACTCCGCCGCCGTGTTCCCGCAGGACTACGTCCCGTCTCGATACTTGCTGCTATTGGCCAGTGGAGATAG tcAAGACGACATATCAACTGAGGCGCTAAAATGCCTCTACGGCACTTCAAGACCAAGTGAAATAGAAGACGCAGTTTTCAACGTATCTAAAAAAGAGACAGCAGTAGTCAATATAGATGAAGATGGTTCTAAGAAAGACAAGGACAGAGCAGAAGAGAATCAGGAATTGAAAGTGCCAAAGTTTTCAGAAGTAGTGAATTATGTGTGGGATCAAATGCAGAAGAGAAAGAAGGGGTCTAACGCTAAACATCGGTTCGTGATCGGGAACCAAGTGTTGCAGTTCCATCCTTTGACTTATCAGGAG ATCCTCCGTTACATGCGCATGTGTCTGAACCGCGACGCTTCCCTGAAGGATTGCTCAAACCACCCCAACGCGACCTCCCCACTGCTCGCCAAGTACTTCTACGACAATCTACTCGACACAGAGGTGTTGGAACGATACCTCACTATGATCACCTCACTGCTGAACGCTAGCCCAG AAATAATGCCCCTATCATGCTTCCTTGACATAATCGGCTGCGTGCCTGAAAAAATGGCGTCTAAGTACACAAGCCTCTTGCCATTCTTACGTAATCTGTTCACGACCAGTACCAAGGAGGACATACGGGACATATCCGCAGTTATCTACGCAATAATTACAGTACATACGAGTGAGAAATCTGCtatagataaagaaataaaggaaTTTGTGGCCCAAGGACAGAATAATAAGAGTTTGGAAGCGCAGTGTGGTTATTTGTCGGCGTTTTCGAATCTTTGTGAGAGGTGCATCGTGTTGTCGAAGAGGGCTAAGTTCGGTGGTAAAGGATTTAATCCGGCTAACTGGGAGCCTTATCAGGAAGGTGCTGTTGTATTGG CCAACTTCCTAGCAAGTTCCCAAACGATGTTGGTGAGTACGTCGTGCTCGGCGATATCATTGCTGGCTCGCTGCAGCGGCCTGCCCCTGCCGCCGTCGTCTGCCAAGCAGGACTCGCTGCTCCAGGGAGACAACCCGTTCAACATCAACAAGAGCGACACTAATGTCGATGACAATGACGTCACTAAATTCGCTGTTGCTGATAG GTTGTTCAAAGTAGTCGGTAATGCGAAACTGCCTTCAAAGTTAAAAGAGAGGGCGCTGTACACGCTTGGTCTGCTGTGTTGTGGGGAGCGATTGCCTTTCGCCAAGCAAATCGTTATGGGATTCTTGCAAATGGCTAAAGAT AGTAAAGAATTTGAAATACATTTACAAATTGGTGAATCTCTAGTACTATGTGTGGAAGGAGTGAATTCTAATGAGAACAGGGATCTGTGGACCGAATTGCCTAAAGAG GGTGCGGCAAAGATAAAGAATACGGACGCATTGAAGGAGAACGATGAGTTACTAGAGTGGCTGCTAAAAGAACTCTTCAAGATTGGAAGACATCCACATCCGCATTCTAGACAG GCGACAAGTATATGGTTATTGGCGTTACTCAAAAACTGCGCAGACCGAGCACCTATCAAGAACAAATTACCGATACTGCAAGACGTCTTCATGGACTTCTTATCTGAGAATAGcg ATATAGTACAAGACGTGGCCAGCAAAGGCCTATCGTTGGTCTACCAGAATTCTGATGAGAGTCAGAAGCAAGCGCTAGTGGGTCAGATCATCGAACAGCTGACGAGCGGTAAGCGATCCGTAGCGCAAGTCACTGAGGATACCAAGATATTCGAAGAAGGACAACTTGGGAAGGCACCTACTGG TGGCAATCTCTCAACTTATAAAGAGTTGTGTTCTCTCGCGTCAGACCTGAACCAACCTGATCTTCTGTACAAGTTCATGCATCTTGCGCATCATAATTCTATGTGGAACTCTAAGAAAG GTGCGGCGTTCGGTTTCCATTCAATAGCCCTGCAGGCGGGCGCCCAATTGTCCGAGCACTTGCCGAAGATAGTCCCGCGACTGTACCGGTACAGGTTCGACCCCACGCCGCGCATACAGAACTCCATGCAGGCCATCTGGCACGCCATCGTGCCCAACACTACTGCTACT GTACACAAATACCACAAAGAGATCTTGGATGATCTGGTGGCGAATCTCACATCGGGGCAATGGAGAGTGAGGATGTCGTGCTGTAACGCACTCGCGGATTTGTTGCG agGCGCCCAGAGTTTGCACCAGTCCCTGGAGCAGCTGCCCACGATATGGCTGCAACTGTTCCGCGTCATGGACGACGTACACGAGGGGACCAGGCAGGCCGCCACCTCCACTGCTAACGTACTGTCTaag TTATGTATTCGTGCGGCGGATGCCAACGCGGGTAAGGACGGCAAGGAGGTAGTGTCGGTGATACTGCCAGTACTACTCGACACTGGTATCACCAACCTCGTCAAAGAAGTACGCAGCGTCAG TTTACAAACAGTATCAAAGCTAGTAACAGCGGCGGGAGAAACATTGAAACCGTTCCTAGCTCGCCTGATCCCCGCGCTGGCGGGCGCGGCCGGCGAGCTAGAGTCGGCTCGCCTGTCGTACCTCGCCACGGCGCTCGCCGACAGTACCTCGCGGGATGTACTCGACGACATGCGGGCCAGCGCCGCTAAACATCACTACACTACCGATACTGTTGTTAAG TGTATGCCATACGTGGACATAGAGGTGATGAAAGAAATGTTGCCTAAAATCCTGGAGCTGATGAAATCCCCTCAACTAGGCACCAAGGTGGCCTGTTGTCACTTCGTAGTACTAGCGGCGCATTATTTGCGGGCCGACCTAGAACCCGTCGCGGGGAAGATCATGGCCAATCTACTGACTGGAACCTTCGATAGAAACGCTACTGTTAGGAAGAACTATGCTGAAGCTTTGGGACAAGTTTCTGCTTATGCTAAG CTCCAATCAGCAgagaaattaatgaagaaacTAGTGACGTTGTACGAGACGAAGGAGGACGATATGTCGCGGTCCGCCATCGCGCTCTGCCTCAAGTCCATATCGAAGGCGAAGATAGAACACATCAAGGACAACGAGGATGTGCTGGCGCCCATGGTGTTCCTCGCCATGCATGGACCCAAGGACGAAG ATTCATCAACAGTGGAGATGTTCGAGGAGATATGGACGGACATTAGCCCGGCGCGGGAGAGTGGCATCAAACTACATCTCACTCTCATACGGGAGGAGATTGAGAAGTGCCTCAACTCCAGTAGCTGGACTAAGAAGATTcag GCTGCGAACGCAATAAAGACGATATGCAAGGAGGTGTCGTCGGGGCTGGGCCCCCACCGCGAGCTGCTGGTCCGCGGCGTGCTGGCCGCCGTGCACGGGAAGACCTTCGACGGGAAGGAACACGTGCTCATGGCACTCGCTGATCTATGCGC TGTAAAAGAAAACGAGCAGCCACTATCCCAGGCGTTAGCGACAGAAGTGATAAACGCGTTACTGGTGGAGAGTCGCAAGCAGGAGATGACGTACAAGCGACACGCCATCACCGCGCTGGGACACGCCATACACGCCACGCACTGCGACCGGTTCCAACAACTGTACGATATCGTCAAAGTTATACTGTCTAAG GATGAGCTATCAGTGGGCAAGGAATCAGACGAGGAGGACAACGAAGGCGCGAGACAGAGGCGGGAACAGCTGACGGCTTTGAAGGAAGCTGCTTATGAACTACTAGGGAAAGCCTGGCCTAAGGAACCTGAGACACAAG AAAAGTACCAAGACCTGTTCTTCGAGCACTGTTCAAAGTCTTACCCAACGAGTTCTCGGTCGACACAGCTCGCCATACTAGCGTCAGTGACACGGGTATTGGAGCGACTGGCGATACTGGCCAATGCAGGGGAACCCATGGATACGGACAACCCTAACAACAGGGACAAAGCCATCGCCACCGTCACTGGACATGTCACTCTCATCATTGATTATACGTTGC AAAACAGCAATCAAGTAAGACATAGGAGGGACGCTCTCAACATCATGGAAATACTAGTGAAACAATTAAAAG ATCTCAACAAAACAGAAGAATTAGATAAGCTGAGAACGATCTACCAGTCGTACGCACAGGACCTGTCCAGAGACTCGTCACACGAAATACGAACCAAAGTAGAAAATATCAAAGTGCATTTTAAATAG